In the Arachis ipaensis cultivar K30076 chromosome B10, Araip1.1, whole genome shotgun sequence genome, one interval contains:
- the LOC107622631 gene encoding phosphatidylinositol-glycan biosynthesis class X protein has protein sequence MKTWRQFIGLCIYLLVWSSFISSPIVDSANSNFNSGNERTFHPVKKFVMQSYFDRHIELHDSVFDNFISQEDNVGLCQVLPENHDFVPRLSVLKRDLIGEGSHRHVSTLLKFQSQQLESSSQLLSSSCDFIIIERLPTGVFADPFELQRLVQRGVFNDVDVFGDTNLELPSFLSNRSAVEIHLVVDPNKFLEPTDIKIELPLHARYQPLNESGYSTVELGMPDILVRCSTKERSENQNYFFKLTNNDADVMYEADVLWRIPSGKKAHSNLVFVITFSIALLSTLVIFLSSLEYSKSRVRKDSKQS, from the exons ATTCAAACTTCAACAGTGGAAATGAAAGAACCTTTCATCCCGTCAAGAAATTTGTGATGCAATCTTATTTTGACAGGCACATAGAATTACATGATTCAGTTTTTGATAATTTTATATCTCAAGAAGACAATGTTGGTTTGTGTCAAGTGCTTCCAGAAAACCATGATTTTGTGCCAAGATTGTCAGTTCTGAAGCGAGATCTTATTGGCGAAGGTTCTCATCGTCATGTGTCTACGTTACTAAAATTTCAATCTCAGCAATTAGAGTCTTCGTCCCAACTTCTAAGCTCCTCGTGTGACTTCATAATTATTGAAAGACTACCTACCGGGGTTTTTGCTGATCCATTTGAACTACAGCGACTTGTTCAGCGTGGTG TCTTCAATGATGTTGATGTCTTTGGTGATACAAATCTGGAACTTCCTTCCTTCTTGTCTAATCGTTCTGCTGTTGAAATACATTTGGTTgttgacccaaataaatttctagaGCCAACTGATATCAAGATTGAGCTTCCATTGCATGCGCGCTATCAA CCTCTAAATGAAAGTGGCTACTCCACAGTTGAACTTGGTATGCCTGATATTCTGGTGCGCTGCAGCACAAAGGAAAGGTCAGAAAATCAAAATTATTTCTTCAAATTGACCAACAATGATGCTGATGTTATGTATGAAGCTGACGTTCTTTGGAGAATTCCTTCTGGGAAAAAGGCACATTCTAACCTAGTCTTTGTCATTACATTTAGTATAGCCTTGTTATCAACTCTTGTAATTTTTCTCTCGTCATTAGAATATTCTAAGAGCAGAGTGAGAAAAGATTCCAAGCAATCTTAG